In Pseudomonadota bacterium, a genomic segment contains:
- a CDS encoding 4Fe-4S binding protein, with product MKITSSRISQLIFLAIFFVLFINTEYRGKDEISAAVNSFFRANPLVAISYLLSTKTMTLLILPGILMFVFSLLLGRFFCGWICPLGTIIDLFTNRIKKILPLKFLKTTFKYYLLFTLLFAALFNINMAGVLDPIAILVRALTFFFYPLFGHSVKLGWTGLYSLMGDNRDHIDFMYAFLRDYILPFRDTLYPLAFISFLLFALIILLERYEERNWCKNLCPLGTLLGLLSRFSLFRRLPKKLCADCRECKNICPTAFDEDILQKQDCILCMDCTLKCKFNRVKFSSVFKGRRTKEKTPVVLGRRVFLGSLLSGFFLAKSFAFQSPREQERLLRPPGAQKEGEFLKKCVRCGECIKVCLRNALYPDLFKSGFYGMFTPVFIPRLGYCEYNCNLCGQVCPTGAIPNQPIEEKKKSVMGVAVFDKNLCLPYAKKINCIVCEEHCPVPGKAIKFELSEERDYTGKKVTLKRPYIADELCTGCGICENKCPLEGKSAVEVFAKVKKSKHGAQ from the coding sequence GTGAAAATTACCTCCTCCCGCATATCCCAGCTCATCTTTCTCGCAATATTTTTTGTCCTCTTCATCAATACCGAATACAGGGGAAAGGATGAAATTTCCGCTGCCGTCAACAGCTTTTTCAGGGCAAATCCCCTCGTTGCAATAAGTTATCTTCTCTCTACAAAAACAATGACGTTACTCATTCTCCCGGGAATATTAATGTTTGTCTTTTCGCTTTTATTGGGCAGGTTTTTCTGTGGATGGATATGCCCGCTGGGCACCATTATCGATCTTTTTACGAACAGGATAAAGAAGATTCTTCCCCTGAAATTCCTGAAAACAACCTTTAAATATTACCTTTTATTTACACTCCTTTTTGCGGCCCTGTTTAATATAAATATGGCAGGCGTTCTTGACCCCATTGCGATCCTGGTGAGGGCATTAACGTTCTTCTTTTATCCTCTCTTCGGACATTCTGTAAAATTGGGATGGACCGGTTTATATTCCTTGATGGGTGATAACCGGGATCACATAGACTTTATGTATGCCTTCTTAAGGGACTATATCCTTCCTTTCAGGGATACCCTCTATCCCCTTGCATTCATCTCTTTCCTCCTCTTTGCACTCATTATCCTCCTTGAGAGATACGAAGAAAGAAACTGGTGTAAAAATCTCTGTCCCCTCGGGACGCTTCTGGGCCTGTTAAGCAGATTTTCACTGTTCAGAAGACTCCCCAAAAAACTCTGCGCAGATTGCAGGGAATGCAAAAACATATGCCCTACCGCATTTGACGAGGACATTCTCCAGAAACAGGATTGTATCCTCTGCATGGACTGCACATTAAAATGCAAATTTAACAGGGTAAAATTTTCATCGGTCTTTAAAGGCAGAAGAACGAAGGAAAAAACCCCCGTTGTTTTAGGAAGAAGGGTCTTCCTGGGAAGTCTGTTATCAGGGTTCTTCCTTGCAAAATCGTTTGCATTCCAGTCACCGCGGGAGCAGGAAAGGCTGCTTCGGCCTCCCGGAGCACAAAAAGAGGGTGAATTTTTAAAAAAATGTGTACGGTGCGGCGAATGTATAAAGGTCTGTTTGAGAAATGCCCTTTACCCTGATCTTTTTAAATCAGGTTTCTACGGTATGTTCACCCCTGTTTTTATCCCCCGTCTGGGCTACTGTGAATACAACTGCAACCTCTGCGGTCAGGTATGCCCCACAGGCGCTATCCCCAACCAGCCCATAGAGGAAAAGAAAAAGAGCGTCATGGGTGTGGCGGTATTTGATAAAAATCTTTGCCTCCCCTATGCAAAAAAGATCAATTGCATCGTCTGTGAAGAACACTGTCCTGTTCCCGGTAAGGCAATAAAATTTGAATTATCCGAAGAGAGGGATTATACCGGAAAGAAAGTTACCCTTAAAAGACCTTACATTGCAGATGAACTATGCACGGGCTGCGGAATCTGCGAAAACAAATGCCCGCTTGAAGGAAAATCCGCTGTTGAAGTATTCGCAAAGGTGAAAAAAAGTAAACACGGCGCGCAATAA